Proteins encoded within one genomic window of Lysinibacillus sphaericus:
- the uvrC gene encoding excinuclease ABC subunit UvrC, with protein sequence MNDLIKRKLDILPDQPGCYLMKDRQGTIIYVGKAKVLKNRVRSYFTGTHEGKTQRLVGEIEDFEYIVTSSNLEALILELNLIKLHDPKYNIMLTDDKTYPYLKITNEKHPRLITTRKVKKDKAKYFGPYPNAYAASETKKLLDRLYPLRKCVQLPTKVCLYYHMGQCLAPCVKDIDAHIYHDMIEDMTKFLNGGVEVVKKELEDKMLVAAEQLEFERAKEFRDQIAHIETVMQKQKIVSSDTTNRDVFGYAVEKGWMCVQVFFVRQGKLIERDVSIFPIYQDVEEEFLTFVGRFYEKLEHIKPKEIFIPQAIDAAILTELLGVKVLTPKRGQKKELVDLAMKNAEIAVAAKFQLIERQEERTIGACEALGEAMGISAPLRIEAFDNSHMHGTDAVSAMVVFIDGKPAKKEYRKYKTRTAAKHDDYGAMQEVIRRRYTRVLKEGLPLPDLVLIDGGKGQMEVAREVLEDELGLVIPIAGLAKDDKHNTSQLLFGDPPDVIALKRTSDGFYLLQRIQDEVHRFAITFLRQQHEKNAIQSVLDGIEGVGPKRKQQLLKHFGSVKKIREASELALQEAGMPANLANIIYTYFQQQTLSKD encoded by the coding sequence ATGAATGATTTAATTAAACGAAAGCTTGATATTTTACCAGATCAGCCTGGCTGCTATTTGATGAAAGATCGACAAGGGACAATTATTTATGTAGGTAAGGCAAAGGTGCTAAAAAATCGAGTGCGCTCCTATTTTACAGGAACACACGAAGGCAAAACACAACGCCTTGTTGGCGAAATTGAAGATTTTGAGTATATTGTGACTTCATCTAATTTGGAGGCACTTATTTTAGAGTTGAACCTTATAAAGCTACACGATCCTAAATACAATATCATGCTTACGGATGATAAAACATATCCGTATTTAAAAATTACGAACGAGAAACATCCACGACTTATTACAACACGTAAAGTAAAAAAAGATAAGGCAAAATATTTTGGTCCTTATCCAAATGCGTATGCAGCAAGTGAGACGAAAAAGCTGCTGGATAGACTTTATCCGCTGCGAAAATGTGTGCAATTACCAACCAAGGTTTGCTTGTACTATCATATGGGACAGTGCTTAGCTCCATGTGTAAAGGATATTGATGCTCACATCTATCACGATATGATTGAAGATATGACGAAGTTCTTAAATGGCGGCGTTGAGGTAGTAAAAAAAGAACTTGAGGACAAGATGCTAGTCGCGGCAGAGCAACTAGAATTCGAGCGAGCAAAGGAGTTCCGCGATCAAATTGCACATATTGAGACGGTTATGCAAAAACAAAAAATCGTGTCTAGTGATACGACCAACCGCGATGTCTTTGGTTATGCGGTTGAAAAAGGTTGGATGTGTGTGCAAGTGTTTTTCGTTCGTCAAGGCAAGTTAATTGAACGGGATGTCTCCATTTTCCCAATTTATCAGGACGTGGAGGAAGAATTTTTAACGTTTGTCGGACGCTTTTATGAAAAGCTAGAGCATATTAAACCGAAAGAAATTTTCATTCCACAGGCTATTGATGCGGCAATTTTAACCGAATTATTAGGGGTTAAAGTACTGACACCGAAGCGAGGGCAAAAGAAAGAGCTAGTTGATTTGGCTATGAAAAATGCGGAAATTGCTGTGGCTGCTAAATTCCAATTGATTGAGCGACAAGAAGAACGTACAATTGGCGCATGCGAGGCACTAGGCGAAGCAATGGGCATTTCAGCACCATTGCGCATTGAAGCATTCGATAATAGCCATATGCATGGTACGGATGCGGTATCAGCAATGGTTGTTTTTATTGATGGTAAACCGGCAAAGAAAGAATATCGTAAATACAAAACACGAACAGCCGCAAAACATGACGATTACGGGGCAATGCAGGAAGTGATACGCCGCCGTTACACGAGGGTATTAAAAGAAGGCTTGCCATTGCCCGATTTAGTGCTAATAGATGGCGGTAAAGGACAGATGGAAGTGGCACGAGAAGTGTTGGAAGATGAACTTGGTCTTGTTATTCCAATCGCTGGTTTAGCAAAAGATGATAAGCATAATACATCTCAGCTCTTGTTCGGTGATCCGCCTGATGTTATCGCATTAAAACGAACGAGTGATGGCTTTTATTTACTTCAACGTATTCAGGATGAAGTACACCGTTTTGCTATTACATTCCTACGGCAACAACATGAAAAAAATGCGATTCAATCTGTACTCGATGGCATTGAAGGTGTTGGACCGAAACGAAAGCAACAGCTATTGAAGCATTTTGGCTCAGTTAAAAAGATTCGTGAGGCGAGTGAGCTTGCCCTTCAAGAAGCAGGAATGCCTGCAAACTTAGCGAACATTATTTACACTTATTTTCAGCAGCAGACGTTGTCAAAGGATTAG
- a CDS encoding aspartate kinase, producing MASIVLKFGGPAIASTERIQEVAKIAMAKKERGYDVVVVTAAMGRTAKDLTKMVRALSDDASKREMDVLLSTSSQLSSALFAIALQEAGYDAVSLTGWQAGVQTDAKHFNARIDQIDVRRMQEHMTQGQIVVIAGEQGMNTANNITTLGKGGAETTAVAIAAALDAERVEIYTNVDGVYTADPSHIEKARKLQAISYDEMLELSHLGSHILHPRAVELAKKFQIPVIIRSSVVDTVGTLLKEEVEMEKNLIVRGVAFEADIIRLTIGYDTYSTASLADMFAILAENRINVDIIVQAIIEGVKPSVSFTILKEEFAEALRVLENSKLSLGFSFADFEIGLAKVSIIGSGMASNPGVAARMFDRLRREDIPVKMVSTSEIKVSVVVPQDEMIRAANALHEEFNLEEEIHKQ from the coding sequence ATGGCAAGTATTGTATTGAAATTTGGTGGACCTGCAATCGCCTCAACAGAGCGGATTCAGGAGGTCGCTAAAATTGCAATGGCAAAAAAAGAGCGTGGCTATGATGTAGTAGTAGTGACAGCAGCGATGGGCCGTACAGCTAAAGACTTAACGAAAATGGTACGTGCATTATCAGATGATGCCTCTAAGCGTGAGATGGATGTACTGTTATCGACGAGCTCGCAACTATCAAGTGCACTATTTGCGATTGCTTTGCAAGAGGCCGGTTATGATGCAGTGTCATTAACTGGCTGGCAAGCTGGTGTGCAGACAGATGCAAAACATTTTAATGCACGTATTGATCAAATCGATGTTCGTCGCATGCAAGAGCATATGACACAAGGACAAATTGTTGTTATTGCTGGGGAACAAGGGATGAATACTGCCAACAATATTACAACACTTGGAAAGGGTGGAGCAGAAACGACAGCAGTAGCCATTGCAGCAGCATTAGATGCAGAGCGTGTTGAGATTTATACAAATGTCGATGGTGTCTATACAGCTGATCCAAGTCATATTGAAAAAGCGAGAAAGTTACAGGCGATTTCCTATGATGAAATGTTGGAACTTTCGCATTTAGGATCACATATTCTACATCCACGTGCAGTGGAGTTAGCAAAAAAATTTCAAATCCCGGTGATTATTCGTTCAAGTGTAGTGGATACAGTAGGTACTTTATTGAAGGAGGAAGTTGAAATGGAGAAAAATTTAATTGTACGTGGTGTTGCTTTCGAAGCAGATATTATTCGTTTAACAATTGGCTATGATACATATTCAACTGCATCGTTAGCAGATATGTTTGCGATACTGGCAGAAAACCGCATTAATGTTGATATTATTGTTCAAGCTATTATTGAAGGTGTGAAACCATCTGTATCCTTTACCATTTTAAAAGAGGAATTTGCTGAAGCTTTACGAGTGTTAGAAAATAGTAAATTGTCACTTGGTTTTAGCTTTGCCGATTTTGAAATCGGCTTAGCGAAAGTGTCGATTATTGGATCTGGGATGGCATCGAATCCTGGAGTAGCTGCCAGAATGTTTGATCGCTTACGTCGAGAGGATATTCCAGTAAAAATGGTGAGTACGTCGGAAATTAAAGTCTCTGTTGTTGTGCCGCAAGACGAAATGATTCGAGCTGCTAATGCATTACATGAGGAGTTTAATTTAGAAGAAGAAATTCACAAACAGTAA
- a CDS encoding YslB family protein, with amino-acid sequence MLNNPSNTISSFGYELIRDHVLSSILGKHEDDVLYWAGKELARKFPCKSQDELIAFFADACWGTLVLTKESKDGRIFHLMNEPTLLQIQNRSFRLEAGFIAEQIQQVKGYLTECYDEKREKQQLVTFTVKWDVKERIMNTITNE; translated from the coding sequence ATGTTAAATAATCCATCTAATACTATCTCATCATTTGGATATGAGTTAATTCGTGATCATGTCCTATCTTCAATACTTGGTAAACATGAGGATGACGTACTATATTGGGCTGGCAAGGAGCTTGCGCGGAAGTTTCCTTGTAAAAGTCAAGATGAACTTATCGCATTTTTCGCAGATGCGTGCTGGGGTACTCTAGTATTGACAAAGGAGTCTAAAGATGGGCGCATTTTCCATTTAATGAATGAACCAACCCTTTTACAAATTCAAAATCGTAGCTTTAGACTTGAAGCAGGCTTTATTGCTGAACAAATTCAGCAAGTAAAAGGTTACTTGACTGAATGTTATGATGAGAAGCGTGAAAAACAACAGCTTGTCACGTTTACAGTCAAATGGGATGTTAAAGAACGTATTATGAATACAATAACAAATGAATAA
- a CDS encoding succinate dehydrogenase cytochrome b558 subunit: MSKDREFLWRRLHSLLGIIPVGLFLTMHLFINFTATGGAESYNDATAVMEKIPFLILVEWIVIYIPLMFHAFYGVFIAFTATPNTGRFSTYRNWMFSLQRFTGVFLVIFIAWHIFQTRIQKALGTHVDYDMMANIVANPFMLGFYIVGILSATFHLTNGLWSFLVSWGITQSPQSQKIATYVTNVLFVILSVVGVAAILAFV, translated from the coding sequence TTGTCGAAAGATCGAGAGTTTTTATGGCGTCGCTTACATTCTCTACTTGGGATCATTCCAGTAGGTCTGTTTTTAACGATGCACCTATTCATTAACTTTACAGCAACAGGCGGAGCAGAAAGTTACAATGATGCTACCGCAGTAATGGAAAAAATTCCATTTCTTATCCTAGTTGAGTGGATTGTCATCTACATTCCATTAATGTTCCACGCATTTTATGGTGTGTTCATTGCATTCACAGCTACACCAAATACAGGGCGTTTCAGCACATACCGTAACTGGATGTTCTCATTACAACGCTTCACAGGTGTATTTTTAGTAATTTTCATTGCATGGCATATTTTCCAAACTCGTATTCAAAAAGCGCTTGGTACACACGTTGATTACGACATGATGGCAAATATCGTTGCAAATCCATTTATGCTTGGATTCTACATTGTTGGTATTTTATCAGCAACTTTCCACTTAACAAATGGTTTGTGGTCATTCTTAGTAAGCTGGGGTATTACACAATCACCACAGTCTCAAAAGATTGCTACTTATGTAACAAACGTTCTTTTCGTAATTCTAAGTGTAGTTGGTGTGGCTGCTATTTTAGCTTTCGTATAA
- the sdhA gene encoding succinate dehydrogenase flavoprotein subunit has product MAKSKIIVVGGGLAGLMATIKAAEVGTEVDLFSLVPVKRSHSVCAQGGINGAVNTKGEGDSPWIHFDDTVYGGDFLANQPPVKGMCDAAPGIIHLMDRMGVMFNRTPEGLLDFRRFGGTLMHRTAFSGATTGQQLLYALDEQVRSHEVAGLVNKYEHWEFLGVVIDDDGVCRGIVAQNMRTEEIQSFRADAVIMATGGPGIIFGKTTNSVINTGSAASIVYQQGASYANGEFIQIHPTAIPGDDKNRLMSESARGEGGRIWTYKDGKPWYFLEEKYPAYGNLVPRDIATREIFDVCVNQKLGINGENMVYLDLSHKDPHELDVKLGGIIEIYEKFVGDDPRKLPMKIFPAVHYSMGGLWVDYNQMTEIPGLFAAGECDYSQHGANRLGANSLLSAIYGGMVAGPNAVDYVKHLKKHAEDLSQDIYDARVKEEQAKWDAIMKMDGTENAYLLHKELGELMTATMTVVRYNDQLEETYKKLGEFQKRWENININDTQKWSNQGAHFTRQLKNMLYLAKVMTKGALLRNESRGAHYKPDFPQRDDENFLKTTMAKFDPATGEPVITYQEVDVSLIPPRKRDYSAKGD; this is encoded by the coding sequence ATGGCGAAAAGCAAAATAATTGTTGTCGGCGGCGGTTTAGCTGGTCTGATGGCAACGATTAAAGCAGCTGAAGTTGGTACTGAAGTTGATTTATTCTCATTAGTTCCTGTAAAACGCTCACACTCTGTATGTGCGCAAGGCGGAATTAATGGTGCCGTAAATACAAAAGGTGAAGGGGATTCTCCTTGGATTCACTTTGATGATACAGTATATGGTGGGGATTTCTTAGCGAACCAACCACCAGTTAAAGGTATGTGTGATGCTGCCCCTGGTATTATTCACTTAATGGACCGTATGGGTGTAATGTTCAACCGTACACCAGAAGGTTTACTTGATTTCCGCCGTTTCGGTGGTACGTTAATGCACCGTACAGCATTCTCAGGTGCTACAACTGGTCAGCAATTACTATACGCGTTGGACGAGCAAGTTCGTTCTCACGAAGTAGCTGGTTTAGTTAACAAATATGAACACTGGGAATTCCTTGGTGTTGTTATCGATGATGACGGCGTTTGCCGCGGTATCGTCGCACAAAATATGCGTACAGAAGAAATTCAATCATTCCGTGCAGACGCTGTTATTATGGCGACTGGTGGCCCTGGTATTATCTTCGGTAAAACAACAAACTCTGTTATTAACACAGGTTCTGCTGCTTCTATCGTATACCAACAAGGTGCTTCATACGCGAATGGTGAGTTCATTCAAATTCACCCAACAGCGATTCCTGGGGACGACAAAAACCGTCTAATGTCAGAATCTGCTCGTGGTGAAGGTGGCCGTATTTGGACATATAAAGACGGTAAACCTTGGTACTTCTTAGAAGAAAAATACCCTGCATATGGTAACTTAGTACCACGTGATATCGCAACACGTGAAATTTTCGACGTTTGTGTAAACCAAAAACTTGGTATCAACGGCGAAAACATGGTGTACCTAGATCTTTCTCATAAAGATCCACATGAATTAGATGTAAAACTTGGTGGTATCATTGAAATCTACGAAAAATTCGTAGGTGATGACCCACGTAAATTACCAATGAAAATTTTCCCTGCAGTTCACTACTCAATGGGTGGATTATGGGTTGACTACAACCAAATGACTGAAATTCCTGGTCTATTCGCAGCGGGTGAATGTGATTACTCTCAACATGGTGCAAACCGTCTTGGTGCTAACTCATTATTATCTGCAATTTATGGCGGTATGGTTGCTGGTCCAAATGCAGTAGATTACGTTAAACATCTTAAAAAGCATGCTGAAGATTTATCGCAAGATATTTATGATGCACGTGTTAAAGAAGAGCAAGCGAAATGGGATGCTATCATGAAAATGGACGGCACAGAAAACGCTTACCTTCTTCATAAAGAGCTTGGTGAGTTAATGACTGCTACAATGACAGTTGTACGCTATAACGACCAACTTGAAGAAACATATAAAAAACTTGGTGAATTCCAAAAACGTTGGGAAAACATTAACATCAACGATACACAAAAATGGAGTAACCAAGGTGCTCACTTTACACGTCAGTTGAAAAACATGCTTTACCTAGCGAAAGTAATGACAAAAGGTGCTTTACTTCGTAATGAATCTCGTGGTGCGCACTATAAACCAGACTTCCCGCAACGTGATGATGAAAACTTCTTAAAAACAACAATGGCGAAATTCGACCCTGCTACAGGCGAGCCAGTGATCACATATCAAGAAGTAGACGTATCATTAATCCCACCACGTAAACGTGACTACTCTGCGAAAGGAGACTAA
- the sdhB gene encoding succinate dehydrogenase iron-sulfur subunit: protein MEIAANTGRMVKVEILRQDTQGGQSYWQKFEVPYRHGMNVISVLMEIQKNPVMANGEKTTPVSWDMNCLEEVCGACSMVINGRPRQSCSTLIDQLTEPVRLEPMKTFPVVRDLQVDRDRMFNALKKVKAWVPIDGTYDLGEGPRMPEGKRQWAYELSKCMTCGVCMEACPNVSEKASFIGPAPLSQVRLFNTHPTGAMIKDERLNAIMGDGGLANCGNSQNCVAACPKGIPLTTSIASLNRATTVQMFRNFFGSDHYVD, encoded by the coding sequence ATGGAAATCGCAGCTAATACTGGAAGAATGGTAAAAGTTGAAATTTTACGTCAAGATACACAAGGTGGCCAAAGCTACTGGCAGAAATTCGAAGTTCCTTACCGTCATGGTATGAACGTTATTTCTGTGTTAATGGAGATTCAAAAAAATCCAGTGATGGCAAACGGTGAAAAAACTACACCAGTTTCATGGGATATGAACTGTCTTGAAGAAGTTTGTGGCGCATGTTCAATGGTAATCAATGGTCGTCCACGTCAATCATGTTCAACACTGATTGATCAATTGACTGAACCAGTACGCCTTGAGCCAATGAAAACTTTCCCGGTTGTACGTGACTTACAAGTTGACCGTGATCGTATGTTCAACGCACTGAAAAAAGTGAAAGCATGGGTACCAATCGATGGTACTTATGATTTAGGTGAAGGTCCACGTATGCCAGAAGGTAAACGTCAATGGGCTTATGAATTATCTAAATGTATGACTTGTGGTGTATGTATGGAAGCATGTCCAAACGTGTCTGAAAAAGCTTCATTCATTGGACCAGCACCATTATCACAAGTACGTCTATTTAACACACATCCAACAGGTGCAATGATTAAAGACGAACGTTTAAATGCAATTATGGGTGACGGCGGTCTTGCTAACTGCGGTAACTCTCAAAACTGTGTAGCTGCTTGTCCTAAAGGTATTCCTTTAACAACATCTATCGCATCTTTAAACCGTGCAACAACAGTGCAAATGTTCCGTAACTTCTTCGGTTCTGACCATTACGTTGACTAA
- a CDS encoding acyl-CoA thioesterase: protein MKANYIEDFEKWAEDFSFYIEVRVRFSETDMYGHMNNTVSFTYFEQARIDYFNHLGILMPSALDDKVKGIPIVADLQCDYRKQVFFNDVLRIYTKVAKLGNSSMDIHYLAKNQKDEVCFTGRGTVVQMDPRTGKSVPISQEEKAQLAQLAIM, encoded by the coding sequence ATGAAAGCAAATTATATTGAAGACTTTGAGAAATGGGCAGAGGATTTTTCATTTTATATTGAGGTACGTGTGCGTTTTTCGGAAACGGATATGTATGGGCATATGAATAATACCGTTAGCTTTACATATTTTGAACAGGCTAGAATCGATTATTTTAATCATTTAGGCATCTTAATGCCTTCTGCATTGGACGACAAGGTAAAGGGGATTCCGATTGTAGCAGATTTACAATGTGATTATCGAAAGCAAGTTTTCTTTAATGATGTACTTCGTATATATACAAAAGTAGCGAAATTAGGTAACTCATCAATGGATATCCATTACTTAGCGAAAAATCAAAAGGATGAAGTATGCTTTACAGGTCGTGGTACAGTAGTACAAATGGATCCACGAACAGGTAAAAGCGTGCCGATATCACAAGAAGAAAAGGCGCAATTAGCACAGTTAGCGATTATGTAA
- a CDS encoding helix-turn-helix domain-containing protein, with product MNGSHHRSLLTNREREIFALLLAEKTTRDIAEQLGISEKTVRNHISNTIQKLGVTNRSQALIELLRLEEFKLD from the coding sequence ATGAATGGCTCTCATCATCGTTCTCTTTTAACAAACCGAGAACGTGAAATATTTGCGCTTTTATTAGCTGAAAAAACAACGAGGGATATTGCAGAGCAGCTTGGTATTAGTGAAAAAACAGTGCGAAATCACATTTCCAATACAATTCAAAAGCTAGGTGTAACAAATCGATCTCAAGCGTTAATTGAGCTGTTACGCTTAGAAGAATTCAAATTAGACTAA
- a CDS encoding MarR family winged helix-turn-helix transcriptional regulator → MSDEVTKHSPETVATVEKELRYIAAIVKQKGREIVSQYTITPPQFVALQWLEELGDITIGDLSNRLYLAFSTTTDLVDRMEKNELVKRVRDENDRRVVVVHLLEKGERIIQEVIEKRQQYLQEMLVGFNEQEVAQLSSYLQKLHVHMKQD, encoded by the coding sequence ATGTCGGATGAAGTAACAAAGCACTCACCTGAAACCGTTGCAACGGTTGAAAAGGAACTACGCTATATTGCGGCCATTGTGAAGCAAAAAGGAAGAGAAATTGTTTCACAATATACAATTACGCCGCCACAATTTGTTGCATTACAGTGGTTAGAAGAGCTCGGTGATATTACAATTGGCGATTTATCAAACCGTTTATACTTAGCTTTTAGTACGACAACAGATTTAGTGGATCGTATGGAGAAAAATGAATTAGTCAAGCGAGTGCGTGATGAAAATGATCGCCGGGTCGTTGTCGTTCATCTTCTCGAAAAAGGCGAACGAATTATTCAAGAGGTTATTGAAAAAAGACAGCAATATTTGCAAGAAATGCTTGTAGGATTTAACGAACAAGAAGTCGCGCAATTATCGAGCTATTTACAAAAACTACATGTACACATGAAACAGGATTGA
- the racE gene encoding glutamate racemase, with the protein MNAPIGVIDSGVGGLTVAKEIIKRLPNETIYYIGDTARCPYGPRTRQEVRNFTWQMAKALEKMNIKMLVIACNTATAVALESLQRNMPFPVLGVINAGARAAVKKTKRHEVVVLATEGTIKSGAYEEALLSLNTSTHIIPLACPTFVPLVESGEYKGQFANNLIAEGLKPLKNEQFDTVILGCTHYPILQKQIEAVVGEDVFVLSSAEETAKDVEEMLAYNGTLADTNAKPAHKFYATGSVPIFRSIAENWLEQGTLDIHRITLK; encoded by the coding sequence ATGAATGCCCCGATAGGCGTTATTGATTCAGGAGTAGGCGGTCTAACCGTAGCAAAGGAAATAATAAAACGATTGCCAAACGAAACGATTTATTATATCGGTGATACAGCAAGATGTCCGTATGGTCCACGAACTCGACAGGAAGTACGGAATTTTACTTGGCAAATGGCCAAAGCACTCGAAAAAATGAATATTAAGATGCTCGTCATAGCTTGTAATACAGCGACTGCAGTAGCACTCGAAAGTTTACAACGTAATATGCCTTTTCCGGTACTAGGCGTTATTAATGCTGGCGCACGTGCAGCTGTAAAGAAAACGAAGCGACATGAAGTCGTTGTGCTTGCAACAGAAGGTACAATTAAAAGTGGGGCGTATGAAGAAGCCTTATTGTCTTTGAATACGTCTACCCACATTATTCCACTGGCTTGTCCAACGTTCGTACCACTAGTTGAAAGTGGCGAATATAAAGGACAATTTGCAAATAATTTAATTGCAGAAGGCTTAAAACCGTTAAAAAACGAACAATTTGATACGGTCATTTTAGGATGTACGCATTACCCGATTTTGCAAAAACAAATTGAAGCTGTCGTCGGAGAAGATGTTTTCGTGCTATCTTCTGCGGAAGAAACAGCAAAGGATGTCGAGGAAATGCTTGCGTATAATGGTACTTTAGCAGATACAAATGCTAAGCCCGCACATAAATTTTATGCAACGGGTTCTGTGCCGATTTTCCGTTCCATTGCAGAAAATTGGTTAGAACAAGGTACGCTTGACATACACCGTATTACATTAAAATAA
- the trhA gene encoding PAQR family membrane homeostasis protein TrhA yields MSQSTIEHSSYTIKEEFWNALTHGIGAFLTVPATLLLVHKALTTGTSTELISYIIFGISMFCLYIASTLYHALPTHKVLLKKLDHSSIFLLIAGTYTPVALIAVGGKLGMSIFIIEWVLAFIGIVLKQFFVHRFKKISLIVYIGMGWLIVFAYKPLVAYISFNGFMTLLLGGIFYTAGTFFYKNKKIKYNHAIWHVFVMAGSAAMFVAIYLFM; encoded by the coding sequence ATGTCTCAATCAACAATTGAGCATAGTAGTTATACCATAAAGGAAGAATTTTGGAATGCGCTAACACATGGAATCGGTGCATTTTTAACAGTTCCTGCTACCCTTCTATTAGTGCATAAAGCTCTAACAACCGGTACAAGCACCGAGCTTATTAGTTACATTATTTTTGGTATTTCGATGTTTTGTTTATACATAGCATCGACCTTATATCATGCACTGCCCACACATAAAGTGCTTTTGAAAAAATTAGATCATAGCTCCATCTTCTTATTAATCGCAGGAACATATACACCTGTAGCGCTTATTGCCGTAGGTGGAAAATTAGGAATGAGCATATTTATCATCGAATGGGTTCTTGCCTTTATCGGCATCGTCTTAAAACAATTTTTCGTCCATCGTTTCAAAAAAATCTCGTTGATTGTGTACATTGGCATGGGTTGGCTGATTGTCTTTGCCTATAAACCATTGGTCGCTTATATCTCATTCAACGGGTTTATGACACTTTTACTCGGCGGTATTTTTTATACTGCTGGCACATTTTTTTACAAAAACAAAAAAATAAAGTACAACCACGCAATATGGCATGTCTTTGTGATGGCAGGAAGTGCAGCGATGTTCGTTGCGATTTATTTGTTTATGTAA
- the rph gene encoding ribonuclease PH gives MTRFDGRDADALRPVKMDSEYLLHPEGSVLIQVGNTKVICTATVEDKVPGFLRGQGKGWITAEYSMLPRATAQRTPRESSRGKVNGRTMEIQRLIGRALRAIVDLEALGERTVWIDCDVIQADGGTRTASITGAFVAMTQAIAKLAEEKQLEKFPVTDFLAATSVGIVEEQGAVLDLNYVEDVDAAVDMNIVMTGAGRFVELQGTGEEATFSREELNNLLALGEKGIRELIELQKQALGEIAHKVGGNC, from the coding sequence ATGACAAGATTTGATGGTAGAGATGCAGATGCATTGCGTCCTGTGAAAATGGATAGCGAGTATTTATTGCATCCAGAAGGCTCAGTATTAATCCAAGTTGGAAATACGAAAGTAATTTGTACAGCAACGGTTGAAGATAAAGTACCAGGTTTTTTACGCGGACAGGGCAAAGGTTGGATTACAGCTGAGTATTCAATGTTACCTCGTGCCACAGCACAACGAACACCACGTGAATCGTCACGCGGGAAAGTGAACGGACGTACAATGGAAATTCAACGTCTGATTGGTCGCGCATTACGTGCTATCGTCGATTTAGAAGCGTTGGGAGAACGTACAGTATGGATTGACTGTGATGTGATTCAAGCAGACGGCGGAACACGAACTGCTTCGATTACAGGGGCATTTGTCGCAATGACACAGGCAATTGCCAAGCTTGCTGAAGAAAAACAACTAGAAAAATTCCCTGTTACTGATTTTTTAGCGGCTACAAGTGTTGGCATTGTTGAAGAGCAAGGTGCCGTTTTAGACTTAAATTATGTAGAAGATGTAGATGCAGCGGTAGATATGAATATTGTCATGACAGGAGCAGGCCGTTTTGTAGAATTACAAGGGACTGGTGAAGAAGCGACCTTTTCACGTGAGGAATTAAATAACTTGCTTGCATTAGGCGAAAAGGGCATTCGCGAGCTTATTGAACTACAAAAACAAGCGCTTGGAGAAATAGCTCATAAAGTAGGAGGAAACTGCTAA
- a CDS encoding XTP/dITP diphosphatase, which translates to MKQVVIATKNKGKAKDFEALFGPLGYEVVTMFDVAPDMEIEETGTTFEENAVLKAEALAKELATIVIADDSGLAVDALNGEPGVYSARYAGDHDDEANMVKLLQNLQGIEDNKRTARFCCCIAIAGPDFETTTVFGTCEGVIAHEKRGTNGFGYDPVFFVPSLNRMMAELTPEEKGAISHRGNAIRKLKEQLPNLIK; encoded by the coding sequence ATGAAACAAGTTGTAATTGCTACAAAAAACAAAGGCAAAGCAAAAGATTTCGAAGCATTGTTTGGGCCGCTCGGTTATGAAGTGGTGACGATGTTTGATGTCGCACCGGACATGGAAATTGAAGAAACAGGCACAACATTTGAAGAAAATGCCGTGTTAAAAGCAGAGGCTTTAGCAAAAGAGCTTGCAACGATTGTTATTGCGGATGATAGTGGTTTAGCTGTAGATGCGCTTAATGGGGAGCCAGGTGTTTATTCGGCACGCTATGCTGGTGATCATGATGATGAGGCAAATATGGTAAAACTATTGCAAAATTTACAAGGTATAGAAGATAACAAGCGCACAGCTCGCTTTTGCTGCTGTATTGCTATTGCGGGACCTGATTTTGAAACAACAACAGTGTTCGGCACGTGCGAAGGTGTCATTGCACATGAAAAACGTGGAACTAATGGTTTTGGCTATGATCCTGTCTTTTTTGTTCCAAGTTTAAATCGTATGATGGCTGAATTAACACCAGAAGAAAAAGGGGCTATTTCTCACCGAGGAAATGCCATTCGCAAGTTAAAGGAACAATTGCCAAACCTTATTAAGTAA